CGTGGCAGGGCTGCGACGAGTGGCTGCTGCTGCTCTCCGCCACCCGGTACGAGCACGCCCAGTTCACGGCAGTTCGCCCGGTCGCGCCACTGCCACCCCGCCAGGTCACGCAGGGGTGCCCGAGCCGATCCACTGCGCCTGTGTGAGCAGACCTCCAAACTGCAACCGGTAGGAGATAGCTGACTTGGTCGCCGCGTCCAGGGACTCTGGCAGCTGATCGAACGACGCGGGCCAGATATCCAACAGCGAAAAGACCTCCTGACCGTCGCGGACCCGCAGGAGCAGCATGCAGCGCCAGTGGGGTGAGAACTCTGGCCGCCGACCGGCGGCGTGCACCATCGCCGGCCGTAGGTAGTGAACGGTGGACAGATCCGCGTTCGCGGCAAGCCATCCGGCTCCGTGGTGGCGGTTGAATCCGTGATCGCGCGCCTCGTCGTCCAAGCGCATCAGTTCAGCCGTGTCGATCGCCTTGACGGTGCGCGGAACGCTCGATGACATCGGGTCAGTGTTCCACGTACCGACCACTTGCCAGAGATCAATTCGGCATCGAGGTCCTAGTCGGCTGCGTCAGCGCGCCGGTGGGGTCCAGGCTCATGCGATCCACCGCCGAGTGGCCGGGGCGGTTGCTTGACCCCGCGCGGCGGCCCGCACGCTTTGCCGGCGGCAGAAGTGCACGCTCGGTTTTTCTGCATCAACAGGGACCCTGGCCGAGCGCGATCTCCGGCCGCGGCAACCAGGCACTCGCCATCGCCGGCAGGTTCGTCACCCGCCGCCTCGCGGTGACCCTCGCCGCAGCCAACACCCTGCGAGACCGGCGATAACGAAAGCGGGGTCACCGCCATCACCGGCAGCGGCTCATGCAACCGCGCCACAGTGGACCTGCTCACACGCTGAAGCCGTAGACCTCGACCCAGCTTGATGTCTTAGCGTGCGGACATGACCGCAGCACAGATCAACGAACCGACACGCGAAGCCGACATTGAAGCGATCAAGCAGGTGGTAGCTGCTGTCGAACACTCCCAGAACAACGAGCTCCCTGATGAGTTCGTCGACCTGTTCCGGGCCGACGCGATCTGGACAACGGGCCACGGCAGGCGGCTGTTCGGCCGCGAAGCGATCTCCGTATTCACCCGTCAGGTGCTGCCCGGCGCGATGCGAGACACCAGCGTGACGTTCGACATCGAACACGTGCTGTTCATTCGCCCCGACGTCGTGGCCGTCAAGGTCCGGCAGGTGTATCAGACGCCCGACGGTCAGGAGGTCGGCACTCCGATGTTCGTCATGGCGAAAGAAGAGGGGCAATGGCGTCTCACCGCATGCCAGAACACCAGCGTGCTCAACGACGAGTAACCCCAGACCAGCCAGGCCCCCGGCGGAGCGGGCCGGCGCCCGGCCCGCCACGTCATCCATGAAGGAGCGGGGCCGGTCAAGGCTGGGGTTTTGACTTGCTGACGTTGTTTTGCCCGTCTTCCGGCATGGTTTTCGGGCAGGCGTGTGTGCGGCGTCGGGGTCAAGGCTGGGCCGTAGGCCCACCCCGGCAGGGGCTTGGCCTTGATGCCGGCGCCGTGGACGCCATGCTGGTGATGCCGGAAGTCGGTGTTGTGGGTGTGGTCGCGTCGCCAGGTTCCGAGCGATGCCGGAAGGGCAGGCCGAGGTTCGCCTGCCGGTCATCCATTCGCCCCGCGAGGGTTCGGGGGCATGGTGGTGTGCGACCGTGACCGGACGGGGTCAATCAAGCGGGCGGCCTCGCCGTCGGCCGACGGGGGCCAGACGTGGCACGACCACGCGTCCGGTCACGTCCGAACCTGTTCACACCGCCGTCTGGGCCGGACGCAGGGCACGGATGTGCCCGTCGCGCAGGCCGTAGTAGACGAGGGTGAGCAGCTTGCGGGCCACCGCGACGGTGGCGATATTGCGTCCGCGTCGCTCGGCGACGCGGGCGCGGGTGCAGGTCAACCAGCCGGCCGTGGGCGGGACACCGTGGGCGGCCTCGACCGCGGCCCACCGCACCAGGGTGGAGCCCTGCTTGGTGATCCGTCCCCGGTGCACGACAAGGTCAGACTCCCGGTGCCGCGGGGTCAGCCCGGCCCACGAGGTCAGCTGCGCCGGGCCGCCGAACCGGTCGACCTCGCCGACCTCAGCGACGAACACCGCCGCCAGGACCGGGCCGACCCCGGGGATGGCCTGGATCGCGGTGTAACCGGCGTGCCCGGAGAGTCTGGCCCGGATCGGCCCGGCGACCGCGGCGATCTCGAAATCGACCGCGTCGATCAGCCGGGACAGCGAGCTCACCCGACCCCGATACGCCCCGTCCAGCGGCGCCCGAGACAGCAACTCCCGCCCACCAACGCCGAACAGATCCGAGACAGCAATGTGCACGCCCTGCTTGGCCAACACCGCGTGCACCGACGCCTTCAACCCGCTGCGCCACGCGACCAGCTTGGCTCGATACCGCACCAGCTCCCGCAACTCGCGCACCGCCGGCGGGGCCACGTATGCCTCCGGAAGCCTGCCCACGCGCAGCAGATCCGCGAGGTCGGCGGCGTCACGGGCGTCGTTCTTCACCCGCCGGTAGGCGAACCCCTTCACCCCCAACGGATGCGCCAAATGCACCCGCGCGCCCGCGGCCAGCACATCCGCCGCCCAGTACCAGCCATACGTGGCCTCCAGCACCACCTCCGGGTCCGGACCAGCCTTCGCGATCTCCAACCCCAACGCCACCGGGTCATTGTCAATCCGCACCGTCGCGAGCTTCTCGCCCGCCTCCGTCATCCGCACGATCACCGACCGACGGCGATGCAGATCGATACCCACGATCTGCCGGCCGTCGTACTCTGCCTGCATGAGGGGCATCCTTCGTCGTGAGACGTGAGCACCCCGAGCATCCCGCCCGGGACCCACGAGGAGCGAGGCCCCGCTCCTTCATGCCATCAAGCAGACCTTCACGTGCTCTGTCGACGGAGCAGATACGAAGCCCGGTCCACGGCCTGCCCGACTTCGGCCGGATCCACCGCGGTGACGATGACGCCGTAGATCATCCGATGTGCGAGCAGTATGTCGTCCACGGTGGCGCGGTGGTCGACCAGCCCGGCCGCCTGCGCGCGCGGGAGGGTGTCTTGAATCAGGGACTGCAGACGTGTGCCGCCGGTGTACTCCGGCACGTTGCGCCGGGCGTCCACCGCCATCTCCACGAACGCGGCGGACTCCACGGTCATTTGGATCAAGCGGTCCCAGAGCCGGCCGAACGCGCCCGCGCCCGGCTCGGCGGCGATCGCCTCTAGCTGCGCGAAGTTCTCCTCGAACACCGCGAACGCCAGATCGAGCCGGGTCGGGAAGTGCCGGTACAGCACACCCTGCCCGACCTCGGCGTCCTTGGCGATCGCGCTGAGCGGCACGTGATAGCCGCGCGCGGTGAACAACCGGCGCGCCGATCGGAGGATGGCCAGCCGATTTTGCGAGGCCGCAGCCGGACCACGATTGACGCGACCGCTGGTGGAGGGCATGCTGCACTATAACAACCGGACAGGATTGTCCGGTTGGTTGCATGACTCGGGAAGGACCAGCCATGACCGACACCACCGCGCAGTCCGCCGGCACGTTCGACCACTCCTACGACGTCGTCGTGGTCGGCAGCGGCGGGGCCGGATTCGCCACCGCGCTGGGCGCGATCGACGCAGGGCTGAGCGTCCTGATGATCGAGTCAAGCGACAAGTGGGGCGGAAGCACAGCGATGTCCGGCGGCGGGATGTGGTTGCCGAACAACCCCCTGATGCGGCGCGCCGGCATCGGCGACTCTCGCGAGGAGGCGCTCACCTACCTCGAGGCCACGGTCGGTGACACCGGGCGCTCCACCTCCCGCGAGCGCAAGGAAGCCTTCGTCGACGGCATCGAGGACTTCGTCCTCACCGCGGAAAAGTACGGCATGACTTTCGCCCGCTCCACCGACTACCCCGACTACTACCCGGAGCTGCCCGGCGGGAAGATCGGCCGGGCGATCGAGGTGAAGCCGCTCAACTCGAAGGTCATCGGCGCATGGTGGAAGACCATCAGCGCGCCCGCCGGGATGCCGATCAAGACCGACGACGTGTGGCTGCTCGGCCGCGCCTGGTCCACTCCCGCCGGGTTCATCCGCGGCGCCCAGTTCGTGTTCCGTGCGCTCGGCGGCGTCGCCCGCGGCCAGCGGCTGGTCGGCATTGGCGCCGGGCTGTCCAGCGCGTTCCTGCACGCGGTGGTGCTCAAGCACCAGGTGCAGCTGTGGCTCAACGCCCCGCTGGAGGAACTGCTGATCAGCGACGGCCGGGTCACCGGCGTGCGCACCACCCGCGATGGACAGCCGGTGACGGTGCGCGCCACGCGGGGCGTCATGCTGGCCGGCGGCGGGTTCGACCACAACACCGAGTGGCGGCGCAAGTACCACGGCATCGACGGCTCCCCGTCCGGCAACCCGGCCAACCTGGGCCACCCCACCGAGCTGGCGCAGCAGGCCGGCGCCGCGGTCGAGCTGATGGACGACGCCTGGTGGGGTGCCTCCGTCGCCGCCACCCCC
The nucleotide sequence above comes from Micromonospora sp. NBC_00389. Encoded proteins:
- a CDS encoding SgcJ/EcaC family oxidoreductase; the encoded protein is MTAAQINEPTREADIEAIKQVVAAVEHSQNNELPDEFVDLFRADAIWTTGHGRRLFGREAISVFTRQVLPGAMRDTSVTFDIEHVLFIRPDVVAVKVRQVYQTPDGQEVGTPMFVMAKEEGQWRLTACQNTSVLNDE
- a CDS encoding IS110 family transposase, producing the protein MQAEYDGRQIVGIDLHRRRSVIVRMTEAGEKLATVRIDNDPVALGLEIAKAGPDPEVVLEATYGWYWAADVLAAGARVHLAHPLGVKGFAYRRVKNDARDAADLADLLRVGRLPEAYVAPPAVRELRELVRYRAKLVAWRSGLKASVHAVLAKQGVHIAVSDLFGVGGRELLSRAPLDGAYRGRVSSLSRLIDAVDFEIAAVAGPIRARLSGHAGYTAIQAIPGVGPVLAAVFVAEVGEVDRFGGPAQLTSWAGLTPRHRESDLVVHRGRITKQGSTLVRWAAVEAAHGVPPTAGWLTCTRARVAERRGRNIATVAVARKLLTLVYYGLRDGHIRALRPAQTAV
- a CDS encoding TetR/AcrR family transcriptional regulator; this encodes MPSTSGRVNRGPAAASQNRLAILRSARRLFTARGYHVPLSAIAKDAEVGQGVLYRHFPTRLDLAFAVFEENFAQLEAIAAEPGAGAFGRLWDRLIQMTVESAAFVEMAVDARRNVPEYTGGTRLQSLIQDTLPRAQAAGLVDHRATVDDILLAHRMIYGVIVTAVDPAEVGQAVDRASYLLRRQST
- a CDS encoding FAD-binding protein encodes the protein MTDTTAQSAGTFDHSYDVVVVGSGGAGFATALGAIDAGLSVLMIESSDKWGGSTAMSGGGMWLPNNPLMRRAGIGDSREEALTYLEATVGDTGRSTSRERKEAFVDGIEDFVLTAEKYGMTFARSTDYPDYYPELPGGKIGRAIEVKPLNSKVIGAWWKTISAPAGMPIKTDDVWLLGRAWSTPAGFIRGAQFVFRALGGVARGQRLVGIGAGLSSAFLHAVVLKHQVQLWLNAPLEELLISDGRVTGVRTTRDGQPVTVRATRGVMLAGGGFDHNTEWRRKYHGIDGSPSGNPANLGHPTELAQQAGAAVELMDDAWWGASVAATPGHDPSFIVGERSLPYSIIVDARGDRFANESESYVDLGHHMLEHDKDGAYWMIADVRHARRYLRTFALDPKNNKAMREAGIMAKGSTLAELAGRIGIDPTRLQATVDRFNGFARSGVDGDFGRGNSAYDRYYGDPTVHPNACLGPLEKGPFTAFKVVIGDLGTKGGVLTDPDGRALREDGTVIDGLYSAGNNSASVMGNTYPGPGSTIGPAVVFGMRAARHMARSDA